Proteins co-encoded in one Halorussus lipolyticus genomic window:
- a CDS encoding DUF7549 family protein, whose product MVWVRSEYAEELAVVLAWFSVLLPWNVTYSTLSGVGSVLFVRFPFFQVRYVFGISISKATTLMTPLGALSYQEGQSIAVAYQAWAVGAVVVGGAFLLSLALYGFEDRVGATFDPVGVMGVLLSLAGGVLTVATWLLWTRGFPGLPIPVGVVLLYLFGGALLLARRE is encoded by the coding sequence ATGGTCTGGGTTCGCTCGGAGTACGCCGAGGAGTTAGCCGTCGTCCTCGCGTGGTTCTCGGTTCTCCTCCCGTGGAACGTCACCTACTCGACGCTCTCGGGCGTCGGTAGCGTCCTGTTCGTTCGTTTTCCGTTCTTCCAAGTCCGGTACGTCTTCGGCATCTCCATCTCGAAGGCCACGACGCTCATGACCCCGCTCGGTGCCCTCTCGTATCAGGAGGGCCAGTCGATTGCGGTCGCCTACCAAGCGTGGGCGGTCGGCGCAGTGGTCGTCGGCGGAGCGTTCCTGCTGAGCCTCGCGCTCTACGGCTTCGAGGACCGCGTTGGCGCGACCTTCGACCCGGTGGGTGTGATGGGCGTCCTCCTCTCGCTGGCCGGGGGCGTGCTGACCGTGGCGACGTGGCTCCTCTGGACGCGCGGGTTCCCCGGCCTGCCGATTCCGGTCGGCGTGGTTCTGCTGTACCTGTTCGGCGGGGCGTTGCTCCTCGCGCGCAGGGAGTGA
- a CDS encoding DUF5793 family protein yields the protein MRRDYFTLEVRNVDWVEDDDEAKKPTVIIDFEGPSSTLRERLTGTDDDLLDAEETDVAFRLQGPVDDDDTAGVVSVTNRITGDFVLELNQDADDVLKFITAAREYGKESGDMDGRYHVEISINGDDLVEYDKSTFLVYNNEGNLLRQHSLIPSGVEL from the coding sequence ATGAGGCGCGACTACTTCACGCTGGAGGTTCGAAACGTCGATTGGGTCGAGGACGACGACGAGGCCAAGAAGCCGACGGTAATCATCGACTTCGAAGGCCCCTCCTCGACGCTCCGCGAGCGCCTCACGGGGACAGACGACGACTTGCTCGACGCCGAGGAGACCGACGTGGCGTTCAGACTCCAAGGTCCCGTGGACGACGACGATACCGCGGGCGTCGTCAGCGTCACCAACCGCATCACGGGTGACTTCGTGCTGGAACTGAACCAAGACGCCGACGACGTACTCAAGTTCATCACTGCGGCCCGCGAGTACGGCAAGGAGTCCGGCGACATGGATGGCCGGTACCACGTCGAAATCAGCATCAACGGCGACGACCTTGTTGAGTACGACAAGAGTACTTTCCTCGTCTACAACAACGAGGGCAACCTACTCCGCCAGCACAGTCTCATCCCGAGTGGCGTCGAGCTCTGA
- a CDS encoding type II secretion system F family protein, with amino-acid sequence MFAYLPLVLVAALLAPVAAVPISPRVNLFVTRVALTAFGGWIADHGRRQRRRRELLQALHAEETYRMFASKTLLYTGLSAVVGSVVGVYLVAGVLAILRISPETMRATLPSQIHFLAGLLVFPDLSAGQLFALLLTSSATLGVASGGLTYWLRWENLTYRANARERKIDESIARTVAFVYALSRSGMAFPEIMRTLARNQKVYGEAASEIAVVVKAMDYAGLDMLSAIERLADRTPSEKFGEFADNLASVLQSGQSISAYLENQYERYQEDAEAQQEAFLELLATLAEGYVSVFVVAPLLFITILVIMGLMALGNTLPLLRAMTYFAIPLANVGFVVYLDSITESLRAVREDRNVDLSAVALAGVRRTDDPASDRTGIQRPDSGDRAIGGSSVRSDGGSLSAAAEESRGSSESGNAGAVNFERLDAFENVRWLREAMVDPTRTLRENPVVVLYATVPLGLLSILIRAWPHLLGGTLSLRVVDDFVVQAVLFVVGTFAVVQELHRRRIAAIEAGVPDFLDRLASVNEAGMSVVESLGRVTESDLGALDAEVQKLWADIEWGVDAETALYRFEDRLDTPTITRTVTLIANAMAASGDIARVLRIAADDAQDTRRLKRQRRQEMLTYLLIIYLSFFVFLVIVGALNSILIPNLPTGASAPSGSPVGGGGPISGISSVNVEGYTLLFFHASLVQALFSGLLAGQMGEGSIKNGAKHATVLLTIAYGVFLFLP; translated from the coding sequence ATGTTCGCGTACCTGCCGCTCGTGCTGGTGGCCGCCCTCCTCGCGCCGGTCGCGGCCGTCCCCATCTCGCCCCGAGTCAACCTGTTCGTCACTCGGGTCGCGCTGACCGCGTTCGGCGGGTGGATAGCGGACCACGGCAGGCGACAGCGCCGACGCCGGGAACTCTTGCAGGCGCTCCACGCCGAGGAGACCTACCGGATGTTCGCATCGAAGACCCTGCTCTACACCGGTCTGTCCGCGGTGGTCGGGAGCGTCGTCGGGGTCTACCTCGTGGCGGGCGTGCTGGCGATTCTCCGTATTTCCCCCGAGACGATGCGGGCGACTTTGCCCTCCCAAATCCACTTCTTGGCGGGCCTGCTGGTGTTTCCGGACCTCTCGGCCGGCCAGTTGTTCGCGCTCCTGTTGACCAGCAGTGCGACCCTCGGGGTGGCCTCGGGCGGCCTGACCTACTGGCTCCGGTGGGAGAACCTGACCTACCGGGCCAACGCCCGAGAGCGCAAGATAGACGAGAGCATCGCCCGGACCGTGGCATTCGTCTACGCCCTCTCGCGGAGCGGGATGGCCTTCCCCGAAATCATGCGGACGCTGGCCCGGAATCAGAAGGTCTACGGCGAGGCCGCCAGCGAGATTGCGGTCGTCGTCAAGGCGATGGACTACGCGGGCCTCGACATGCTGTCGGCCATCGAGCGACTCGCCGACCGCACGCCCAGCGAGAAGTTCGGCGAGTTCGCCGACAACCTCGCCAGCGTCCTCCAGAGCGGCCAGAGCATCTCGGCGTACCTCGAAAACCAGTACGAGCGCTATCAGGAGGACGCCGAGGCCCAACAGGAGGCCTTCCTCGAACTGCTGGCCACGCTCGCGGAGGGGTACGTCTCGGTGTTCGTGGTCGCGCCCCTGCTGTTCATCACCATTCTGGTCATCATGGGCCTGATGGCGCTGGGCAACACCCTGCCGCTCCTCCGGGCGATGACCTACTTCGCCATCCCCTTGGCGAACGTCGGGTTCGTCGTCTACCTCGACAGCATCACCGAATCGCTCCGGGCGGTCCGAGAGGACCGGAACGTTGACCTTTCGGCGGTGGCGCTGGCGGGCGTCCGCCGGACCGACGACCCGGCGTCCGACCGGACCGGCATCCAGCGCCCGGACTCCGGCGACCGGGCAATCGGCGGGTCCTCGGTTCGCTCCGACGGCGGGTCGCTCTCCGCCGCCGCCGAGGAGTCCCGTGGCTCCTCGGAGTCCGGAAACGCGGGCGCAGTCAACTTCGAACGCTTGGACGCCTTCGAGAACGTCCGATGGCTTCGGGAGGCGATGGTCGACCCGACGCGAACGCTCCGGGAGAACCCCGTCGTGGTGCTGTACGCGACGGTTCCGCTGGGTCTGCTTTCGATTCTGATTCGGGCGTGGCCGCATCTCCTCGGCGGGACGCTCTCGCTCCGGGTCGTGGACGACTTCGTGGTGCAGGCTGTGTTGTTCGTGGTCGGCACCTTCGCGGTGGTGCAGGAACTCCATCGGCGGCGCATCGCCGCCATCGAGGCCGGGGTGCCCGACTTTCTGGACCGCCTCGCCAGCGTCAACGAGGCCGGCATGTCGGTTGTCGAGAGTCTGGGCAGAGTGACCGAGAGCGACCTCGGGGCGCTCGACGCCGAGGTCCAGAAACTCTGGGCCGACATCGAGTGGGGCGTGGACGCCGAGACGGCGCTCTACCGGTTCGAGGACCGCCTCGACACGCCGACCATCACCCGGACGGTGACCCTCATCGCCAACGCGATGGCCGCCAGCGGCGACATCGCGCGGGTCCTTCGCATCGCGGCCGACGACGCCCAAGACACCCGGCGACTCAAGCGACAGCGCCGACAGGAGATGCTGACCTATCTCCTCATCATCTACCTCTCGTTTTTCGTCTTCCTCGTCATCGTCGGCGCGCTCAACAGCATCCTCATCCCGAACCTGCCGACCGGCGCGAGCGCGCCCTCCGGGAGTCCGGTCGGCGGTGGCGGCCCGATTTCGGGCATTTCGAGCGTCAACGTCGAAGGGTACACCTTGCTGTTTTTCCACGCCTCGCTGGTGCAGGCGCTGTTCTCAGGTCTGCTGGCGGGCCAGATGGGCGAGGGGAGCATCAAGAACGGCGCGAAGCACGCGACGGTCCTGCTGACCATCGCCTACGGCGTGTTTCTATTCCTGCCGTAG